One Yimella lutea DNA window includes the following coding sequences:
- a CDS encoding phosphatidate cytidylyltransferase — MNDTAPQRLPQPDQAAATSVTRRSARAGRGATVAHNPTPKAGRNLYAAIGVGLGLAALVLVSLFVRKEAFVVLATAAAVVGTRELLRAMAHGNIHPPAVPTLAGAAIIPPVAYAFGPQALAAAVALTFVGILVWRSIGRVRDSAADVAGGIFTTLYVPTLISFAILLVHPADGPQRIVVFILTTVCSDIGGYAVGVVFGKHPMAPTVSPKKSWEGFAGSFASCVLAGSLAVHFLLDGRWWIGALMGCCLVVAATIGDLCESMIKRDLGIKDMSNLIPGHGGLMDRLDSLVIAAPVTWAILTPFVAVN, encoded by the coding sequence ATGAACGACACCGCACCGCAGCGTCTGCCGCAGCCCGACCAGGCTGCGGCGACGTCGGTCACCCGTCGCTCGGCGCGTGCCGGCCGGGGCGCCACGGTGGCTCACAACCCGACCCCGAAGGCCGGACGCAATCTCTACGCCGCGATCGGTGTGGGGCTCGGCCTGGCGGCGCTCGTCCTGGTGTCGTTGTTCGTTCGAAAGGAAGCCTTCGTCGTTCTGGCGACCGCCGCGGCGGTCGTCGGCACCAGGGAACTGCTGCGCGCAATGGCGCACGGCAACATCCACCCGCCAGCGGTCCCGACGCTTGCCGGCGCGGCGATCATCCCGCCGGTCGCGTACGCGTTCGGTCCGCAGGCTCTCGCAGCCGCAGTGGCGCTGACCTTCGTCGGGATTCTGGTCTGGCGCTCGATCGGGCGGGTGCGTGACAGCGCCGCCGATGTCGCGGGCGGCATCTTCACCACCTTGTACGTACCGACTCTCATCTCGTTCGCGATCCTGCTCGTCCACCCGGCCGACGGACCGCAACGCATTGTCGTGTTCATCCTGACCACTGTCTGCTCCGACATCGGTGGGTACGCGGTCGGGGTGGTGTTCGGCAAGCACCCGATGGCACCGACGGTGTCTCCCAAGAAGTCCTGGGAAGGGTTCGCAGGATCGTTCGCGTCCTGCGTCCTGGCCGGTTCGCTCGCCGTCCACTTCCTGCTCGATGGACGTTGGTGGATCGGCGCGCTGATGGGTTGTTGCCTGGTGGTCGCCGCCACCATAGGCGACCTGTGCGAGTCGATGATCAAGCGAGACCTCGGCATCAAGGACATGAGCAATCTCATCCCCGGTCACGGCGGTCTGATGGACCGTCTCGACTCCCTGGTGATCGCAGCACCCGTCACCTGGGCCATCCTCACTCCCTTCGTAGCGGTGAACTGA
- the frr gene encoding ribosome recycling factor: protein MDGSIEESLFEAEEKMDKAVEVAKEDFSAIRTGRANAAMFNKLTVDYYGAPTPLQQLASFQTPEARTILVQPFDKGSMAAIEKALRESDLGVNPSNDGNVIRIVLPQLTEERRRDYIKIARDKAEHARVSVRSVRRKAKEEMDRLVKDGDIGEDEGSRGEKDLEALTKKHVDVIDDLLKRKEAELLEV from the coding sequence ATGGACGGCAGTATCGAAGAGAGCCTGTTCGAGGCCGAGGAGAAGATGGACAAGGCCGTCGAGGTGGCCAAGGAGGACTTTTCCGCCATCCGCACCGGCCGGGCGAACGCCGCGATGTTCAACAAGCTCACCGTCGACTACTACGGTGCGCCGACCCCGCTGCAGCAGCTGGCGTCGTTCCAGACACCCGAGGCACGCACCATCCTCGTCCAGCCCTTCGACAAGGGCTCGATGGCCGCGATCGAGAAGGCGCTGCGCGAGTCCGACCTCGGCGTCAACCCCAGCAATGACGGAAACGTCATCCGCATCGTCCTGCCGCAGCTGACCGAGGAACGCCGCCGCGATTACATCAAGATCGCGCGCGACAAGGCCGAGCACGCCCGCGTCTCGGTGCGCAGCGTCCGCCGCAAGGCCAAGGAAGAGATGGATCGTCTGGTCAAGGACGGCGACATCGGTGAGGACGAGGGCAGCCGCGGCGAGAAGGACCTCGAAGCACTGACCAAGAAGCACGTCGACGTCATCGACGATCTGCTGAAGCGCAAGGAAGCCGAACTGCTGGAGGTCTGA
- the pyrH gene encoding UMP kinase: MTEPAISRTYNRVLLKLSGEVFGGGSIGLDPDVVKGIAAQMAQANRAGVQIAVVIGGGNFFRGAELQQRGMDRVRADYMGMLGIVMNCLALQDFLEKEGIETRVQTAITMGQVAESYIPRRAIRHMEKGRLVIFGAGMGMPFFSTDTVAVQRALESRCDAVLIAKNGVEGVMTADPKKDPSATLIDEVTYQEAMERELRVIDQTAFALGAENKLPMVVFGMEGEGNITRALQGERIGTLVVPA, from the coding sequence ATGACCGAACCCGCCATCAGCCGGACCTACAACCGAGTGCTGTTGAAGCTCTCCGGTGAAGTATTCGGAGGCGGGAGCATCGGCCTCGACCCGGACGTCGTCAAGGGCATTGCCGCTCAGATGGCGCAGGCCAACCGCGCCGGCGTCCAGATCGCCGTCGTCATCGGAGGAGGCAACTTCTTCCGTGGCGCCGAACTGCAGCAGCGCGGCATGGACCGGGTACGTGCCGACTACATGGGCATGCTCGGCATCGTGATGAATTGCCTTGCCCTGCAGGACTTCCTGGAGAAGGAAGGCATCGAGACTCGCGTCCAGACCGCCATCACCATGGGTCAGGTCGCCGAGTCGTACATCCCGCGTCGCGCGATCCGCCACATGGAGAAGGGCCGCTTGGTCATCTTCGGCGCCGGAATGGGCATGCCGTTCTTCTCGACCGACACGGTCGCGGTCCAGCGCGCCCTGGAGAGCCGCTGCGACGCCGTCCTGATCGCCAAGAACGGCGTCGAGGGCGTCATGACCGCCGACCCGAAGAAGGACCCGAGCGCCACCCTCATCGACGAGGTCACCTACCAGGAGGCGATGGAGCGCGAGTTGCGGGTCATCGACCAGACCGCGTTCGCGCTCGGTGCCGAGAACAAGTTGCCGATGGTCGTCTTCGGGATGGAGGGCGAGGGCAACATCACCCGAGCCCTGCAAGGTGAGAGGATCGGGACGTTGGTGGTTCCGGCCTGA
- a CDS encoding LGFP repeat-containing protein, protein MTVLFRRRASLSTFLAAALLLPFAASAAATDDKVGAYSPTTGLRSPGISKAACSTYPSGRDINVTRKMYEIGQNRKISAKVMLAMFEAGWVESWLNNLNCGDRDSIGIFQMRPSMGWGTYEQLRDVTYQVNKFINVALPLESRYSTAGQLAQAVERSGYPYRYDQAQATAQKYINEAARPYGTILTLWTKLGGVNGSLGGPLAAETDYASGVRYVPFSNGIAVKYSRGTFAVWGDNYRYWAAGGGLATYGLPTMLPKRAAVSPTGTNGLTQGFQRGWIYWSSKTRSHAVMPAMQSTFVKYGAEAAVGFPVGATVTNSTGTTQTFEKAILKISPTRVTTKVAR, encoded by the coding sequence ATGACTGTCCTCTTCCGTCGCCGCGCCAGCTTGTCAACATTCCTGGCCGCCGCCCTCCTGCTCCCCTTCGCCGCATCCGCAGCTGCCACGGACGACAAGGTCGGCGCCTACTCGCCGACGACCGGCCTGCGGAGCCCCGGAATCTCCAAGGCCGCCTGCAGCACCTACCCGTCGGGTCGTGACATCAACGTGACTCGCAAGATGTACGAGATCGGGCAGAACCGGAAGATCTCCGCGAAGGTGATGCTCGCGATGTTCGAGGCGGGCTGGGTCGAGTCCTGGCTCAACAACCTCAACTGCGGTGACCGCGATTCCATCGGCATCTTCCAGATGCGTCCGAGCATGGGGTGGGGCACCTACGAGCAACTGCGCGACGTGACGTACCAGGTGAACAAGTTCATCAATGTCGCACTCCCCCTCGAGAGCCGGTACTCCACCGCGGGTCAACTGGCGCAAGCCGTCGAACGTTCCGGGTACCCCTACCGGTACGACCAGGCGCAGGCCACCGCGCAGAAGTACATCAACGAGGCAGCACGCCCGTACGGCACCATCCTGACGTTGTGGACCAAGCTCGGTGGGGTCAATGGATCCCTCGGCGGTCCCCTGGCCGCAGAGACCGATTACGCATCCGGTGTGCGGTACGTGCCGTTCTCCAACGGGATCGCCGTGAAGTACAGCCGCGGCACGTTCGCCGTCTGGGGTGACAACTACCGCTACTGGGCTGCCGGGGGCGGCTTGGCAACCTACGGCCTGCCCACAATGTTGCCGAAGCGGGCCGCGGTGTCCCCCACCGGAACCAATGGCTTGACTCAGGGCTTCCAGCGAGGATGGATCTACTGGTCGTCCAAGACCAGGTCCCACGCCGTGATGCCGGCGATGCAGTCGACGTTCGTGAAGTACGGGGCCGAGGCCGCCGTCGGGTTCCCCGTCGGTGCGACAGTGACGAACTCCACGGGCACAACCCAGACCTTCGAGAAGGCCATCCTGAAGATCAGCCCGACCCGCGTCACCACCAAGGTCGCCCGCTGA
- a CDS encoding aminotransferase class V-fold PLP-dependent enzyme — MRDDVMDMFDADPTVLHMNSGAFGMVPRSVREAQRRWSDRVEANPVRFFRQECHDELARVRAEVERFLGVGDGSTALVRNVSEGVGVILDAIGLGEGDEVVVSDHGYPTVATAAAVRGAHERIAGFAIDATDDEIVEAFRAQVTERTKLVVIDQITSPTALMLPVKAVVDAVAPVPVYVDAAHASGTLDVDVAGLGAAFWATNLHKWCYTPRGTGALWVAPEYRDAIRSAVTSWTSARGFPASHDFPGTVDFTPMLAILDGLAFWREHGGFEIAARSTDLLRTGSEIVHRQLAMAFPGDMPAYDHGWPARTAPTMRLVPLPDGLIGDAEDAAAVYRAMSDSGVECPPVYFAGRGYIRLGGGLHVDELDYDRCAAALIAALRTVSGY; from the coding sequence ATGCGCGATGACGTGATGGACATGTTCGACGCCGATCCGACTGTGCTGCACATGAATTCGGGGGCGTTCGGGATGGTTCCCCGCTCGGTGCGGGAAGCGCAGCGACGATGGAGCGACCGGGTCGAGGCGAACCCGGTGCGGTTCTTCCGGCAGGAGTGCCACGACGAACTCGCGCGGGTGCGCGCAGAGGTGGAACGTTTTCTCGGTGTCGGTGACGGCTCGACCGCGCTGGTGCGCAACGTGTCCGAGGGCGTCGGGGTGATCCTCGATGCGATCGGCCTGGGGGAAGGGGACGAGGTCGTCGTCTCCGACCACGGGTACCCGACGGTGGCGACCGCTGCTGCGGTGCGCGGCGCCCACGAGCGGATCGCCGGCTTCGCCATCGATGCGACGGACGACGAGATCGTCGAGGCCTTCCGGGCTCAGGTCACCGAACGCACCAAGCTGGTGGTCATCGACCAGATCACCTCACCCACGGCCCTGATGCTCCCGGTGAAGGCCGTGGTGGACGCCGTCGCGCCCGTTCCGGTGTACGTCGATGCCGCCCACGCGTCGGGCACGCTCGACGTCGACGTGGCCGGCCTGGGAGCAGCGTTCTGGGCGACGAACCTGCATAAGTGGTGCTACACGCCGCGGGGTACCGGTGCGCTGTGGGTGGCCCCCGAGTATCGCGACGCCATCCGTTCCGCGGTCACCTCATGGACCAGCGCACGCGGATTTCCCGCGTCGCACGACTTCCCGGGCACGGTCGACTTCACGCCGATGCTCGCGATCCTCGACGGGTTGGCGTTCTGGCGGGAACACGGCGGGTTCGAGATCGCCGCACGGTCCACCGATCTGCTCCGAACAGGTTCGGAGATCGTTCATCGGCAACTTGCGATGGCATTCCCGGGTGACATGCCCGCCTACGACCACGGGTGGCCGGCACGGACCGCACCCACGATGCGGCTGGTGCCGTTGCCGGACGGCTTGATCGGCGACGCCGAGGACGCCGCCGCGGTGTACCGAGCGATGAGCGATTCGGGTGTGGAGTGCCCGCCGGTGTACTTCGCCGGCCGCGGCTACATCCGCCTCGGCGGCGGGTTGCACGTGGACGAGCTCGATTACGACCGGTGCGCGGCAGCTCTGATCGCGGCGTTACGGACGGTCAGCGGCTACTGA
- the tsf gene encoding translation elongation factor Ts has product MANYTAADIKALRESTGAGMLDVKKALDEADGDQAKATEILRVKGLKGVTKREGRTTENGLVAASAEGSVGNLVEVLCETDFVAKGEKFGALADRVLKQAVAVNAKNAEELLSSELDGQTVQSILDEANATIGEKIEIKRVASVEGDTVVSYLHKTSPDLPAQIGVVLAVKGDDAQTARDIAMHIAAFSPTVLSREDVDADTVANERRVAEATAREEGKPEAALPKIIEGRVNGFFKENVLLEQAFAKDAKKTVGKVAEEAGLQITGFARFKVGV; this is encoded by the coding sequence ATGGCGAACTACACCGCGGCCGACATCAAGGCGCTGCGTGAGTCGACCGGCGCCGGCATGCTCGACGTCAAGAAGGCACTCGACGAGGCCGACGGCGACCAGGCCAAGGCCACCGAGATCCTTCGGGTCAAGGGCCTGAAGGGTGTCACCAAGCGTGAGGGCCGCACGACGGAGAACGGCCTCGTCGCCGCCTCCGCCGAAGGATCGGTCGGCAACCTCGTCGAGGTGCTGTGCGAGACCGACTTCGTCGCCAAGGGCGAGAAGTTCGGTGCCCTCGCCGACCGCGTGCTGAAGCAGGCTGTCGCCGTCAACGCCAAGAACGCCGAGGAGCTGCTCAGCAGCGAACTGGACGGTCAGACCGTGCAGTCGATCCTCGACGAGGCGAACGCCACCATCGGCGAGAAGATCGAGATCAAGCGCGTCGCGAGCGTGGAGGGCGACACCGTCGTCTCCTACCTGCACAAGACGAGCCCCGACCTGCCCGCGCAGATCGGTGTCGTCCTGGCGGTCAAGGGTGACGACGCACAGACCGCTCGCGACATCGCGATGCACATCGCAGCGTTCAGCCCGACCGTCCTGTCCCGTGAGGACGTCGACGCCGACACCGTCGCCAACGAGCGTCGTGTCGCCGAGGCGACCGCCCGCGAAGAGGGCAAGCCGGAAGCCGCGCTGCCGAAGATCATCGAGGGTCGCGTCAACGGCTTCTTCAAAGAGAACGTCCTGCTGGAGCAGGCGTTCGCCAAGGACGCGAAGAAGACCGTCGGAAAGGTCGCGGAGGAGGCCGGTCTGCAGATCACCGGTTTCGCTCGCTTCAAGGTCGGCGTCTGA
- the rpsB gene encoding 30S ribosomal protein S2, producing MAVVTMRQLLESGVHFGHQTRRWNPKMKRFIMTERNGIYIIDLQQSLTYLNDAFEFIKQTVAHGGTILFVGTKKQAQESIAEQATRVGMPYVNYRWLGGMLTNFNTVHKRLARLKELEEIDFDDVAGSGRTKKELLVLKREKDKLERTLGGIRDMNKVPSAVWVVDTKKEHLAVTEARKLNIPVIAILDTNCDPDEVDYKIPGNDDAIRAVTLLTRVVADAVAEGLISRSGQSGATEGAASEPMAEWERELLASDDTTDKDEAKALAEATEAAAAPADAAGAVEVEAPASTDAQA from the coding sequence ATGGCCGTCGTCACCATGCGCCAGCTCCTCGAGAGCGGCGTCCACTTCGGACACCAGACCCGCCGCTGGAACCCGAAGATGAAGCGCTTCATCATGACCGAGCGCAATGGCATCTACATCATCGATCTGCAGCAGTCGCTCACCTACCTGAACGACGCGTTCGAGTTCATCAAGCAGACCGTCGCCCACGGTGGCACGATCCTGTTCGTCGGCACCAAGAAGCAGGCGCAGGAGTCGATCGCCGAGCAGGCGACCCGCGTCGGCATGCCGTACGTGAACTACCGCTGGCTCGGTGGAATGCTCACCAACTTCAACACCGTGCACAAGCGCCTTGCTCGCCTCAAGGAGCTCGAGGAGATCGACTTCGACGACGTCGCCGGTTCGGGACGCACCAAGAAGGAACTCCTGGTCCTCAAGCGCGAGAAGGACAAGCTGGAGCGCACCCTCGGCGGTATCCGCGACATGAACAAGGTGCCCTCGGCCGTCTGGGTCGTCGACACCAAGAAGGAGCACCTCGCGGTCACCGAGGCGCGCAAGCTGAACATCCCGGTCATCGCGATCCTCGACACCAACTGCGACCCGGACGAGGTCGACTACAAGATCCCGGGTAACGACGACGCCATCCGCGCGGTCACCCTGCTGACCCGCGTGGTCGCCGACGCCGTCGCCGAGGGACTCATTTCCCGTTCGGGCCAGAGCGGCGCGACCGAGGGCGCTGCGTCCGAGCCGATGGCCGAGTGGGAGCGCGAGCTGCTCGCCTCCGACGACACCACGGACAAGGACGAGGCCAAGGCGCTCGCGGAGGCCACCGAGGCAGCTGCCGCTCCGGCCGACGCTGCCGGTGCGGTCGAGGTCGAGGCACCCGCGTCCACCGACGCCCAGGCCTGA
- a CDS encoding pyridoxal phosphate-dependent aminotransferase, whose amino-acid sequence MSNPLVHRMQDFGETIFAEMTQRALAADAVNLGQGFPDADGPSAVLEAAVDAIRAGRNQYPPSTGFPDLREAVSEHQRRFRGVEVDPVTQVMATAGATEAIATTILALCEQGDEVVTFEPYYDSYAASIALAGAVRRTSVLRFPDFTVDETSLRAAFSERTRLVLLNTPHNPTGKVFSRTEMDLIAALAREHDAVVVTDEVYEHLVYDAEHIAMASLPGMADRTLTISSAGKTFATTGWKIGWITGPAELITAVRTVKQFVTFSGGAPFQPAIATGLRLPDTFFAELRDVMRARRDLLVDGLREIGLPVAVPSGGYFVVADCSAWGPDGLTVCRELPAKAGVAAVPVSAFHDDPAAGATLVRFAFCKQPAVITEGIDRLRRTFSTA is encoded by the coding sequence GTGAGCAACCCACTCGTGCACCGCATGCAGGACTTCGGCGAGACCATCTTCGCCGAGATGACCCAACGGGCCCTGGCGGCCGACGCCGTGAACCTCGGGCAGGGGTTTCCGGACGCCGACGGGCCGAGCGCCGTGCTCGAAGCCGCCGTCGACGCCATCCGTGCGGGCCGCAATCAGTACCCACCCTCGACCGGATTTCCCGACCTACGTGAGGCAGTCAGCGAACATCAACGGCGCTTCCGCGGGGTCGAGGTCGACCCGGTGACCCAGGTGATGGCGACGGCCGGCGCCACTGAGGCGATCGCGACCACCATCCTGGCCCTGTGCGAGCAGGGAGACGAGGTCGTCACCTTCGAGCCGTACTACGACTCGTACGCGGCGTCGATCGCACTCGCCGGGGCGGTTCGGCGCACCAGCGTCCTGCGGTTCCCCGACTTCACGGTCGACGAGACCTCGCTGCGCGCCGCGTTCAGCGAACGCACCCGGCTGGTGCTGCTCAACACCCCGCACAATCCGACCGGCAAGGTGTTCAGCCGGACCGAGATGGACCTCATCGCCGCACTCGCCCGTGAACACGACGCAGTGGTCGTGACCGACGAGGTGTACGAGCACTTGGTCTACGACGCAGAGCACATCGCGATGGCGTCGCTGCCGGGGATGGCCGACCGCACGCTGACGATTTCCTCGGCCGGCAAGACGTTCGCGACGACCGGGTGGAAGATCGGTTGGATCACCGGCCCTGCCGAACTGATCACGGCGGTGCGGACCGTCAAGCAATTCGTGACTTTCTCCGGCGGCGCACCCTTCCAGCCCGCGATCGCCACCGGCCTGCGACTGCCCGACACCTTCTTCGCCGAGTTGCGCGATGTCATGCGCGCCCGACGCGATCTGCTGGTCGACGGGTTGCGCGAGATCGGCCTGCCCGTCGCTGTTCCGTCCGGCGGCTACTTCGTCGTGGCCGACTGCTCGGCATGGGGGCCGGACGGCCTGACTGTGTGCCGGGAACTCCCGGCCAAGGCCGGCGTCGCCGCTGTTCCGGTGTCCGCTTTCCACGATGATCCTGCGGCAGGCGCCACCTTGGTGCGGTTCGCGTTCTGCAAGCAGCCCGCCGTCATCACCGAGGGCATCGACCGTCTGCGTCGTACGTTCTCCACAGCCTGA
- a CDS encoding M23 family metallopeptidase, translated as MKTLLAMVWLTSTFGLTAPASSPQVVVPATPVGDYRWPLSPEPSVVRRFEAPPQRWAAGHRGVDLLAAPSVGVLAAGDGLISHSAVIAGRGTVSITHPDGRRTTYEPLEARIAAGTRVSAGDLVGTLSSDGSHCAPRACLHWGLLVGKREYRDPLTLLRPSRVRLLPVP; from the coding sequence ATGAAGACTCTCCTGGCGATGGTCTGGCTGACCTCGACGTTCGGACTGACCGCCCCCGCCTCGTCCCCGCAGGTCGTGGTTCCGGCGACGCCGGTCGGTGATTACCGATGGCCGCTGTCCCCCGAACCGTCCGTGGTCCGCCGGTTCGAAGCGCCGCCGCAGCGTTGGGCAGCCGGACATCGCGGAGTCGACCTGCTCGCCGCCCCATCGGTCGGTGTGCTCGCCGCCGGAGACGGTTTGATCAGTCACTCCGCAGTGATCGCGGGCCGCGGAACGGTGAGCATCACCCACCCCGACGGACGGCGAACCACATACGAGCCGCTGGAAGCCCGGATCGCTGCCGGGACGCGGGTTTCTGCGGGCGACCTAGTCGGAACACTGTCATCGGACGGGAGTCACTGCGCACCGCGCGCCTGCCTGCACTGGGGATTGCTCGTCGGCAAGCGCGAGTACCGCGATCCGCTGACGCTGTTGCGTCCGTCGCGCGTCAGGCTGCTGCCGGTGCCCTGA
- a CDS encoding tyrosine recombinase XerC yields MACPLDDVLVADFLRHLEVERNRSEHTVRAYAGDLSALAQFFGERGIQRWDDVRLADLRSWLAQMSQDGAAKSTIARRATSVRAFFRWAVRRGELEQDPALRLASPKKSKTIPGVLRQSEAGDLMRIAEMAADDSDPVHLRDRAALELLYSSGLRIGELVGLDIDDLDRDRQVVRVLGKGKKERTVPYGRPAGIAIEHWLGEGRPKLAVAGSGPALFLGRRGSRIDPRTIRRSLEAALRHVPDAPDLSPHGLRHSAATHMLEGGADLRMVQEMLGHSSLATTQVYTHVSVERLRRSFTQAHPRA; encoded by the coding sequence ATGGCCTGCCCGCTCGACGACGTCCTTGTCGCAGACTTCCTGCGGCATCTCGAAGTCGAACGCAATCGGTCGGAGCACACCGTCCGGGCGTATGCCGGGGACCTGAGTGCGTTGGCACAGTTCTTCGGCGAGCGAGGTATCCAGCGTTGGGACGATGTGCGGTTGGCGGACCTGCGGTCCTGGCTGGCGCAGATGTCGCAGGACGGCGCGGCGAAGTCGACGATCGCCCGCAGAGCGACCAGCGTCCGCGCTTTCTTCCGCTGGGCCGTACGGCGCGGTGAGTTGGAACAGGATCCTGCGCTGCGGCTGGCCTCGCCGAAGAAGTCGAAGACTATCCCGGGCGTTCTGCGGCAGTCGGAGGCGGGCGACTTGATGCGGATCGCCGAGATGGCAGCCGACGACTCCGACCCCGTGCACCTGCGCGACCGCGCGGCCCTCGAACTGCTCTACTCCAGCGGCCTGCGCATCGGTGAGCTGGTCGGGCTCGACATCGACGATCTGGATCGTGACCGCCAGGTCGTCCGGGTCCTCGGCAAGGGGAAGAAAGAGCGGACGGTTCCGTACGGCCGCCCGGCCGGCATCGCGATCGAACACTGGCTGGGTGAAGGTCGGCCGAAGTTGGCCGTCGCCGGATCGGGCCCTGCGCTCTTCCTCGGTCGTCGGGGCTCCCGCATCGACCCACGCACGATCCGGCGCTCGTTGGAGGCGGCGCTGCGGCACGTCCCCGACGCCCCCGACCTGAGTCCGCACGGCCTTCGGCACAGCGCCGCCACCCACATGCTCGAAGGGGGAGCGGATCTACGCATGGTGCAGGAGATGCTCGGGCACTCCAGCCTGGCGACCACCCAGGTCTACACCCACGTTTCGGTCGAGCGGCTGCGTCGCTCCTTCACCCAGGCTCACCCCCGTGCCTGA
- the dprA gene encoding DNA-processing protein DprA, with protein sequence MSTESGHRQSLDAEMRHLTAEREARLRLNIAVEPLDRVVTPKLVGLSAQDAWTTVQNGLGGPFERCRARIEQLELDRLLDAARCLRMRPIFPGDDEWPTGLDDLAVPPWCLWARGHGRLDQLVARSVAIVGSRAATPYGSTLARTLAAELSSNGVTVVSGAAFGIDAAAHEGALGSGSATVAALACGLDRAYPAAHRDLLDRIRDDGVLVSEYPPGQTPMKYRFLARNRLIAALTGGTVVVEAGLRSGSLNTASYANDLGRPVGAMPGPVTSATSAGSHELIRQGAHLVCDASEVIELLGPFEACAAPDRREPDTLLDLVSEVAARTRDAFPATRTVNVDQLVARAGLAVAEVLAGLGELNALGLAEQRNGGWRLVRGEPGG encoded by the coding sequence ATGAGTACCGAGTCCGGTCACCGGCAGTCGCTCGACGCCGAAATGCGGCACCTGACTGCCGAACGCGAGGCAAGGCTGCGGCTCAACATCGCCGTCGAACCACTCGATCGCGTCGTCACCCCGAAGCTGGTGGGCCTGTCGGCCCAGGACGCGTGGACGACCGTGCAGAACGGTCTCGGCGGACCGTTCGAACGGTGCCGTGCACGCATCGAACAACTCGAACTCGATCGGTTGTTGGACGCCGCAAGGTGCCTGCGAATGCGACCGATCTTCCCCGGCGACGACGAATGGCCGACCGGCCTGGACGATCTGGCCGTGCCTCCCTGGTGTCTGTGGGCGCGCGGGCACGGACGGCTCGATCAGTTGGTCGCCCGTTCGGTCGCGATCGTGGGGTCCCGGGCGGCCACGCCGTACGGAAGCACGCTCGCGCGGACCCTGGCCGCCGAACTGAGCAGCAACGGCGTCACAGTGGTCTCGGGTGCGGCATTCGGGATCGACGCCGCAGCGCACGAGGGAGCACTCGGCTCGGGATCGGCGACAGTCGCCGCGCTCGCCTGTGGGCTCGACCGTGCTTACCCAGCGGCGCACCGCGACCTACTGGACCGCATCCGGGACGACGGCGTCCTCGTATCGGAGTATCCGCCGGGACAGACACCGATGAAGTACCGGTTTCTTGCTCGCAACCGGTTGATCGCGGCCCTCACCGGCGGCACGGTGGTGGTCGAAGCGGGTCTGCGGTCCGGATCGCTCAACACCGCGAGCTACGCGAATGATCTCGGGCGCCCGGTGGGTGCGATGCCCGGACCGGTGACCTCCGCGACCAGCGCCGGCTCCCACGAACTGATCCGCCAGGGAGCGCACCTGGTGTGTGATGCGAGCGAGGTGATCGAACTGCTCGGTCCTTTCGAGGCCTGCGCTGCACCCGATCGGCGCGAACCCGACACTCTGCTCGATCTCGTCTCGGAAGTGGCGGCTCGTACCAGGGACGCTTTCCCGGCAACCAGAACGGTGAATGTCGACCAACTCGTGGCGCGGGCAGGTCTGGCGGTGGCTGAAGTGCTGGCCGGACTGGGTGAACTGAACGCACTCGGTCTGGCCGAACAACGGAACGGAGGTTGGCGCCTGGTACGAGGTGAGCCAGGCGGGTAG